TTTGGTATAAATGGCCGGAGTTgtagacaataaaaaatatctacaaCGTAGTCAATGGTCAAcgttaaaaagaatttaatccATAAAGTCAAATATAAAGTGCATATAAAGTAAATtatggttaaaaaaaaaataaaaatgagttaaacTTAGTGGTTATCAAGTTCTCTTATACTTGATGTCTAAGTTTATTTGAGTTTTAAGTCTATTTAAACGTTAACTTTATTTTAGCCTAAGACTATCTAAAGTCTaaatttttgttcaaatttaaaattatttaaggtCTGAGGCTACTTAAAGTACAAGTTtacttgaaaattaaaattataccaGATTATTCAATCATAGCTTACTTGGAATAattgaattataataaaataatgtataaatttataaataaacacaTAAATAAAAACTTTCTATTTTAACTACTTTTAGCTAAATCCTATAAAGAAGAAGACTAAGAAATAACTTTTATAAAGTGCAAGAAAAATCACTAAAAAACTGTGGTAGATagtaagtaaataaataaaggagTCCTCAATTAGGGTAACAACCAAGTTGGAGGACACACCCATTCCACATTTGGTAGTATTTTGTTGGTCTTTGTATCTTCCAAATTTAAGATGCCCATATCTTGCAGGCTGGGTTCGCCTGGAGTGTGCAACACCACTTGGTTGTCTGTGTAGTATATATGATTTGCCTTACAATATGGGGATTTGCCAGGAAACATCTGAACAGAAGAATTATATCCAATCATTACTGCATAATCTTCTAAACTATGTATTCTTGACCATTCCTTTGAATTCTTGGTCAACTTGAACACATCAAATTTATTGCAGATGTGTAGCATTTTCATAGCCCAATCATCATGTTTAACTATCATTAACAAACTGCCGTCAACACAACCAATCACATACTTGTTCATGCTGCAATTATAGTGCGTGGCCAGTTTTGCCGGAGGTGGGGGTTCACATATTCCTCCAATGGAGGTCAGTAGCGGCACTAGTTGAGGCCGGGGCTTCTTCCCTAATTCGTCCATAATGACCTTCTTATCAAACTCATACAGATTTGTATCAAAATCTACAGCGTATATCTTATCTTGGAAAAATATGACATCTTGAAACAATGGCGATATCTCTTCCATTGGAATATCTGTCCATCTCTTGTCATTCAGCTTACAAACGGCCAAGTTGCCGCACTCTCCATATATAGCCACTGCCATGAAATCCTCATTGTCAGGAGGGGAGGATATCACAATCTTCCAAATCTCATACTTATGAAAACTAATGGCGTCAATAGTATAGATCGAACCGTCACTAAGTTCCACCAGAACATATTCACCCACGTGCCACCAGTCACGGTGATAACGAACCACATCTGGAAAAGTTGAAATTGGAGGAAGATCAAGATGAGATTTAGTAAAAGGATTCAACATTCGTATTGCTCCATTGGATATCACAACAGTAATCAACCATCCATAACCAGAACCATAAATTAAGTTGTCATTAATATCAAAATCGGGGAACATAACGTGGTAGATCTGCTCCTTGTCAAGAATATGGTTCAAAGAAGAGTCGTGAGTAGTGCCAGGTAACAACAGCCACGGATTTCTTTTATGATGTGGAATGCTTGAAAGTTTAGAGTTCCATTCCTTACAAACCAATCGAAGTCGAATGTAATCATCGTAGAAATACAGATGCTCCGTAATTTGATACAGAAGATCAGGATGAAGGTTCCACCATCGATCAATTTCGGCCATGTAAATGACAAGGGGAaattcaaacataaaaaaagaaaagaatgaggTTAATCCTCAACTTCAAACTGGTAATTAAATATCTTTGATcgatttttaactttttattttggtaGATATATCATATATCTTTGCTCagtttaaaatagttttatgtATGGGAGtgtttaaattcaaatcaatttaATGAAAATTGTGATCCAATCTTATCCCATTCAAACTAGAATTATTCaaaatcttaattatttataattttatattgaattagaTTCCATTTCTAACTAACATCAGGCATTATATCAAATCTAGAATAGAGAAATTATTGGTGgaaaaaaatgagttaaatttTCAGCAAAACCGTTTCTTTGAACAgagatacttttttttttgttttgagagcgaaaattatcaatttaaaagtaaaaataaacaactattaagtaaattatatctttacggaaatatctttaatttctttaagcAAATGGTAAACAACATAGGCATGTTAATTAGGCATTTGAAACAAAAACATGATAGCCgttcgaaatttttttaatttcttaacctAAGAACATTTGTGTTAAACCATTAAAGAAGAGAGATGAGACCGCAAAAGTATACTTAATCTGTGTGCATAAGTAAGAGACTAAAAGAGTCTTGAACATCTCCTATACTATTTAGAATAATCATCCGAGTACTAGTGATAATAAATATCTTCTCAAAAGTTTAAACTAATTTTGGGGTTCACCAAGGATCAAATTCTTGACATTTCAAATCTAGCGTTCTAATACCAtgcatgataccactcatcccaaaaacttcAGCTGATAGAAAAGAGTAACATTAATGATTATATCTTTAATATTCACTAAACCTCTATTGTCCACATTGTATAGATATTCTATTGGCTCCTcgtactttcttttttttatattcctcAATTAAGATATATCAAATCCTTATTTTAAGCTAAATAGTATATCTCTAGTGAGACAAAAGTTGTAAAATAATTTCAGTATATTGAGTTGTGTATGTTTGCAACGCGAGATACAGAGACAATAATACGGAGacacaaaattatatttgacagatgagagataaataaaaatattgtattaaaaaatattgaattaatatattttatatttttcttgacAAAAACACTAAGACNTTTAAATTTAtcctcaaataaaaaataaaaacactaatATTTATGTGATTATGTCCCTGTTCTTTGtgtcttattcttaatattttttgtcatgTCATATTCTCATAACTAAATATAGTTTTAGAGCccaaaattctaaaattctatttatatttgactATTGgtttcattaaattcaaaaataaaatatttaattttattttcgttTAAATCCAAATCAAACTTAATGACTTATgctatttagtatttataataatattttctatacattaaattttattttttattcaactttttagaatttgtaattgtaattattatattttaaataatattctataatttttttagtattatcaGTACtctgtaatttaatattattttaaactataaatttttattatttatgattctATTATTActtataattagttttttatttattttatactttttgatAGAATCATCATTTATATTATGCAAATTTTTGATAATAAACATATTATATAATAAgtataattacaaattttacaaactcgctacaaaaaataaatttcttttatacaaaataaaaatatagtacattaaagaatagaaaaaaaattcatatagataaaaaagaataaaaattccataaaaccaatcacatatatcatatgaacaaaaaaatataaaaatataaaagagagtactacaaataataaagaaaatcaaaatattcaCCTTGCTAGTGAttgaaacaaatttaaaagattttgatgaaaaaaaaattgaaacgcTATACGGTTTCGCGAAATACACTTTGGTCTCTTCATGAACCGCAACAGAATGTTTTTGGTTCCACGTAATCCGCATTTGCGTCtaattttttccaattgttGTATTTACATAAccataatataaaataactaatgtgattataatttataatcaattatatataatgtgcataaataaatcaaataattataatttcataaaaaataaaacttatctCTTGTATATATACGAGGAGTATTAAGGGGCTCGTAAATTTTGTGATTCATAGtcattaattagtcattattaatatttttaatggtgtaaaatttaattaaatagtgTAAGattattcacttttcttttaatgGCTAAATAGTGgccaaatttaaataaaagtgtTGGTCTGTAGACTTTTGCTATATATAAGTGATAGTGtaactttatttaaaat
The Arachis duranensis cultivar V14167 chromosome 5, aradu.V14167.gnm2.J7QH, whole genome shotgun sequence genome window above contains:
- the LOC110280855 gene encoding F-box protein At1g10110-like, producing MAEIDRWWNLHPDLLYQITEHLYFYDDYIRLRLVCKEWNSKLSSIPHHKRNPWLLLPGTTHDSSLNHILDKEQIYHVMFPDFDINDNLIYGSGYGWLITVVISNGAIRMLNPFTKSHLDLPPISTFPDVVRYHRDWWHVGEYVLVELSDGSIYTIDAISFHKYEIWKIVISSPPDNEDFMAVAIYGECGNLAVCKLNDKRWTDIPMEEISPLFQDVIFFQDKIYAVDFDTNLYEFDKKVIMDELGKKPRPQLVPLLTSIGGICEPPPPAKLATHYNCSMNKYVIGCVDGSLLMIVKHDDWAMKMLHICNKFDVFKLTKNSKEWSRIHSLEDYAVMIGYNSSVQMFPGKSPYCKANHIYYTDNQVVLHTPGEPSLQDMGILNLEDTKTNKILPNVEWVCPPTWLLP